A window from Candidatus Arthromitus sp. SFB-rat-Yit encodes these proteins:
- a CDS encoding ROK family protein, protein MSNLYIGVDLGGTKIYTALCDKNGKFINEIILKTEAEKGEEQIVQKIKDSINYVMKDVDKSKIKAIGIGSPGPLDIKNGLIAEPANLPFLNFPIVSTLFNEFNIDVYLDNDANVATLAEYTFGSGKGTNNMLYITVSTGIGGGAILDGKIYRGSTSNALEIGHTTVAIHGRRCGCGNIGCVEAMSSGTAMMKIARDAVSSRVETSLKNYENVTSKELFIEANKGDKVSLEIIETAMSYLGVAVSNYTNILDPDLIIIGGGISESGDLMFNIIRNEMEKRCLGPIFRNCKIMKSNLGSKIGVLGAIALAITESK, encoded by the coding sequence ATGAGTAATTTGTATATTGGCGTTGATTTGGGAGGAACAAAAATTTACACTGCTTTATGCGATAAAAATGGAAAATTTATTAATGAAATAATATTAAAGACAGAAGCAGAAAAGGGAGAAGAACAAATAGTACAAAAAATAAAAGATAGTATTAACTACGTTATGAAAGATGTAGATAAATCTAAAATAAAAGCAATAGGTATAGGCTCTCCAGGTCCATTAGATATTAAAAATGGATTAATTGCTGAACCTGCTAATTTGCCATTTCTTAATTTCCCTATAGTTAGTACATTATTTAATGAATTCAATATAGATGTTTATTTAGATAATGATGCAAATGTTGCTACTTTAGCTGAATACACATTTGGTTCTGGAAAAGGAACAAATAATATGCTTTATATTACAGTTAGCACAGGAATAGGAGGAGGTGCTATTTTAGATGGAAAAATATATCGAGGAAGCACTTCAAACGCACTAGAAATCGGACATACAACAGTAGCTATTCATGGTAGAAGATGTGGTTGTGGTAACATTGGCTGTGTTGAAGCTATGTCATCTGGTACTGCTATGATGAAAATAGCAAGAGATGCCGTATCAAGTAGAGTTGAAACTTCATTAAAAAATTATGAAAATGTAACATCAAAAGAATTATTTATTGAAGCAAATAAAGGTGATAAAGTTTCTTTAGAAATAATTGAAACAGCTATGAGTTATTTAGGTGTAGCAGTGTCAAATTATACCAATATACTAGATCCAGATTTAATAATAATAGGTGGTGGAATTAGTGAAAGTGGTGATTTGATGTTTAATATCATCAGAAACGAAATGGAAAAAAGATGCTTGGGGCCAATATTTAGAAATTGCAAGATAATGAAATCTAATTTAGGATCAAAGATTGGGGTTTTAGGTGCTATTGCACTTGCCATAACAGAATCTAAATAA
- a CDS encoding ABC transporter ATP-binding protein has translation MAGLLLKNIDKIYENGYKAVNNFNLEIEDREFIVFVGPSGCGKSTTLRMIAGLEEISGGELYIDNVLVNDIAPKDRDIAMVFQNYALYPHMTVYGNMAFALKLRKIPKNEIDKKVREAAKILDIEHLLDRKPKALSGGQRQRVAMGRAIVRHPKVFLMDEPLSNLDAKLRVQMRTEIAKLYNQLKTTFIYVTHDQTEAMTLGTRIVVMNNGIIQQVDTPKRIYDHPANLFVASFIGSPQMNILYGETYEKGNDVILKVLDKEILLPQDKSNILKNTNKSNTKVIVGIRPENISCKEENIQKNSNTIFELDIDITENLGAETYIYAKAGSRNMVIRTNTSDNINISNDKIKFVMDISKIHLFDEVEQNTIF, from the coding sequence ATGGCAGGATTATTGTTGAAAAATATAGATAAAATTTATGAAAATGGATATAAAGCTGTAAATAATTTTAATTTAGAAATAGAAGATAGAGAATTTATAGTATTTGTAGGCCCTTCAGGATGTGGTAAATCAACTACTTTAAGAATGATTGCTGGCCTTGAAGAAATTTCTGGAGGTGAGTTATACATAGACAATGTTTTAGTAAATGATATAGCTCCTAAAGATAGAGATATTGCAATGGTATTCCAAAATTATGCTTTATATCCTCATATGACAGTTTACGGAAATATGGCTTTTGCACTTAAACTCAGAAAAATTCCAAAGAATGAAATCGATAAAAAAGTTCGTGAAGCTGCTAAAATTTTAGATATAGAACACCTACTAGATAGAAAGCCAAAAGCTTTATCAGGAGGTCAAAGACAAAGAGTTGCTATGGGTCGTGCCATAGTTAGACACCCTAAAGTTTTTTTAATGGATGAACCTCTATCTAATCTAGATGCAAAATTAAGAGTTCAAATGAGAACAGAAATTGCAAAATTATATAATCAATTAAAAACAACTTTTATTTATGTTACTCATGATCAAACAGAAGCTATGACACTTGGTACTAGAATAGTTGTAATGAATAATGGGATTATACAACAGGTTGATACACCAAAACGTATATATGATCATCCTGCAAATTTATTTGTTGCTAGTTTCATTGGAAGCCCTCAAATGAACATTTTATATGGTGAAACTTATGAAAAAGGTAATGATGTTATACTTAAAGTTTTAGATAAAGAAATCCTATTGCCACAGGATAAATCAAATATTTTAAAAAATACAAATAAATCTAACACTAAAGTTATAGTTGGAATTAGACCTGAAAATATTAGTTGTAAAGAAGAAAATATTCAAAAAAATTCTAATACAATTTTTGAGCTTGATATAGATATTACGGAAAATCTTGGAGCTGAAACTTATATTTATGCAAAAGCTGGAAGTAGAAATATGGTTATTCGAACAAATACATCTGACAATATAAATATTTCTAATGACAAAATCAAATTTGTAATGGATATTAGTAAAATTCATTTGTTTGATGAAGTTGAACAAAATACAATTTTTTAA
- a CDS encoding ABC transporter substrate-binding protein, translating into MKLIRGIKTKKFITSISVALFFIMTLTFFTSCGNNSNKVGSNGQKITELTWYTIGIEPKDYKQVITEVNKYLEEKINVNLNMKFIDFGDYTQKMSVIINSGENYDLAFTCSWAGDYLGNSRKGAFLELDNMLNTESGSLLYKTIDQRFWDGASIDGKIYGVPNQKELGVAPMWVFTKEYVDKYNIPYQTLHSLEDLEPWLKVIKENEPGVVPLYITKGFSYTVFFDQLVDPVGILSDDQTLTIRNMFETAEMKKSLETLRRYYQLGYINADSATAQDDKSVKRLVTKGDGQPYAEQIWSKDLKYDVVASPIVNTLITNASSTGALIAISQNSKNKEKAFEFLTLLNTDKTLRNLLNYGIDGVHYEKVSENSIKLLNQDQRRYEIPYFGLGNMFITYTLDSEPDTKWQEFKEFNDNANVSPALGFKFDASKVSSELAAINNVLEEFKSTLYSGSVDVDEYLTKLNTKLKEQGIDKVINEMQSQINQWKANKN; encoded by the coding sequence ATGAAATTAATAAGAGGTATTAAAACCAAGAAATTTATAACTTCAATATCAGTAGCATTATTCTTTATAATGACATTAACTTTCTTCACAAGTTGCGGAAACAATTCGAATAAAGTTGGATCGAATGGTCAAAAAATTACTGAATTAACTTGGTATACGATAGGTATTGAACCTAAAGACTATAAGCAAGTTATCACAGAAGTTAATAAATACTTAGAAGAAAAAATAAATGTAAATTTAAACATGAAGTTTATAGATTTTGGTGATTATACTCAAAAAATGTCTGTTATTATAAACTCTGGTGAAAATTATGATTTAGCATTTACTTGTTCATGGGCAGGTGATTATTTAGGTAATTCTCGAAAAGGTGCATTTTTGGAATTAGATAACATGCTAAACACTGAGTCTGGAAGTCTATTATATAAAACAATTGATCAAAGATTTTGGGATGGGGCATCTATAGATGGTAAGATATATGGAGTTCCTAATCAAAAAGAATTAGGAGTAGCACCTATGTGGGTGTTTACAAAAGAATATGTAGATAAATATAATATACCTTATCAAACTCTCCATTCTTTAGAAGATTTGGAGCCATGGTTAAAAGTTATTAAAGAAAATGAACCTGGAGTTGTTCCATTATATATAACTAAAGGATTCTCCTATACTGTATTTTTTGATCAATTGGTAGATCCAGTTGGTATTTTATCAGATGATCAAACCCTTACAATCAGGAACATGTTTGAAACAGCTGAAATGAAAAAATCTTTAGAAACTCTAAGAAGATATTATCAACTTGGATATATAAATGCTGATTCAGCAACAGCTCAAGATGATAAATCAGTTAAAAGACTTGTAACTAAAGGTGATGGTCAGCCTTATGCCGAACAAATATGGTCAAAAGATTTAAAATATGATGTTGTAGCATCTCCAATAGTAAATACATTAATTACAAATGCATCATCAACTGGAGCATTAATAGCAATATCTCAAAATTCTAAGAATAAAGAAAAGGCATTTGAATTTTTAACATTATTGAATACAGATAAAACTTTAAGAAATCTTCTTAACTATGGTATAGATGGTGTTCATTATGAAAAGGTATCTGAAAATAGCATTAAACTTCTTAATCAAGATCAACGTAGATATGAAATTCCTTATTTTGGATTAGGAAATATGTTTATAACTTATACGTTGGATAGCGAGCCTGATACAAAATGGCAAGAATTTAAAGAGTTTAACGATAATGCTAACGTATCTCCAGCATTAGGATTCAAGTTTGATGCTTCTAAAGTATCTAGTGAACTTGCAGCTATTAACAATGTACTTGAAGAATTTAAATCAACTTTATATAGTGGTTCTGTTGATGTTGATGAGTATTTAACTAAGTTGAATACTAAACTAAAAGAACAAGGAATTGATAAAGTAATTAATGAGATGCAATCACAAATTAATCAGTGGAAAGCTAATAAAAATTAA